The Pseudodesulfovibrio sediminis genome includes the window CACGGATGTTCCCCAACGACTGATGGACGATAAGGATGGCGTTGTTCACGACCACGCCGATCAGGATGACAAACCCGAGCATGGTCAGAATATCCAGAGGCTGCTGCGCAATGAAGATATTCTCCAGCCACAATCCGAGGAATCCACCTGCACCGGCCAGCGGCACGGTAAACAGAATGATCAGCGGGTAGATGAAGTTCTCGAACAGCGCGGACATGAGCAGATAGGTGATGATGAGCGCCAGGATGAAGTTCCACTTCAACGCGTCGCGGGTCACGGTCAACTTGTCGGCCGCACCGGACAGGCGCACGGACACCCCTTCCATCAGACCGGTCTTCTGCACGCCGGGTATAAGCTGCTGCTCAATGACTTCCATGGCGCTCTGGAGCGGCATGTCAGTAGGCGGCGTGACCTGCAGGGTGATGGTACGTTTCCGCTCCAAATGGCGAATCTGGGTCACACCGTAGGTGTTTTCCATGTCGGCCAGAGAAGACAACGGCACGGCCCAGCCCTTGGGCGTTGCCACCAGTTGGGAATAAAGTTCCTCTGGAGTGGCCACATCCCTTGTGGACCCTTTGAGTACCAGATCGATTTTCTTTTTACCCTCTTCCTTGAAGTCACCGATGGTGCGACCATCCAGAATGACATCCAAGGCAGTGCCCAGGTCGGAAGAAGTCAGCCCCACGGCCTTGACGCGGTCACGATACGGATGAAACCGGACCTCGGGATAAAGCAGCTCAAGAGACGGAATCGGTCTGATCTGCGCCCCCTGAATGGCCTGGCTGGTCATGCCGAACATGGTCCCGGCGGCCGCCACCAGCTGATCCAGGTTTTCACCGGAGAAATCAACGTTGATGACACGGCCTTCACCCAGTCCCTGTTCAAAGATGGACGCCTGAAGCGACACCCCGAACATGCCGGGAATGGAGTTGAGAACACGCATGAACAGCGGGATCAGTCCGGAAGCATTCTGCTCTTCAGTGGAGATGGCGCCAAACAGGTTGATGGTCGGCGCAGACACGAAGAACATGCTTTCTATGCCGGGGATATCGCCCACACGCTTACCCATATACGGCTCAACCTCGTTAAAGACATGCTTACCGATGTCGAACCGTTCCTGATAGGAGAGTCCCGGCGGCGGGATCAGAATATTGAGCACCAGGTTACGGTTGCCCTGCGGCAGGTACTCCATCTTCGGAAACATGGTCACCACCATGAGCACGGACATCGCTGTCAGGCAGACAATCGTGACCAACCGATTCACCCAGTTGGCAAGGGACAACCGCAGGAGCGCGGTGATACCGTCAGCCATCTTGCCACCAATGGCGGTCAACGGCTTGAGCGCGGCCTTGGCAATGGACAGGCCAGCAGGTTTTCTGGGGCCGTCGGCAGCTTTTCGTTTACCTTGCTTACGCTCGGCAATGCCATAGAACTGATTGGCAAGCATGGGGATAACCAGGACGGACACGAAGAGAGACAGAGCGATGGCACAGGTCACGGCAATGGCGATGTCCTTGAACAACTGCCCGGCCTCCTGTTCCATGAAAACAACAGGCAGGAAGACTGCCACAGTGGTCAGCGTGGAGGCGAGCACTGCCCCCCACACTTCATTGGTTCCGTCATAGGCGGCCCTGAAGGCGGATTTACCCATATGTCGATGTCGGTCCACGTTTTCGAGCACGACAATGGCGTTATCCACCAACATACCCACGGCAAAGGAGATACCTGCCATGGACACGATGTTGAGGGACCGCCCCGCTGCCGCGAACATGATGAACGCGCCGATGATGGACACCGGGATACTGACGGCGACGATAATGGTGGAACTGAATGACTGGAGAAAAACGAACAGCACCACGATGGCCAGAATGGAACCGATGATGATATTGTTCTGCACCAGGTCGATGGCGCCGTTGATATACGGACGCTGATCATACACCCAGTTGAAATGAACGCCTTTTTCAGCCAGAGGACCGGCGTTGAGATCCTCAATAACCTTATGGACTTCATCGGTCATGGCCAGGACGTTGGTTCCCGGCTCCGGCTTGATGCCGACGACCATGCCGGTCTTTCCATTGTAGAGCATGGCGACCGTGGCTTTCTCGTTGCCGCGGGCCACAGTGGCGACATCGCCAAGGGTCACGCGGAACTGGCCGGACGACGAAATCACGACCGACTGAATATCTTCAGGGGTCTTGAACTCGGCTGGCGTACGAATACGGTAATCCCGGCGTCCCACGCCGAGGGTGCCTGCTGAAAGCGACACGTTTTCGCTTTTCAGGACGTCTATGAGTTCGGTGACGGTCAGGTTGTACGAGGCCAGCTTCACGGGATCGACGATGATATGCATCTCGTCTTCCCGCCCACCGCCTACGAACAGATCGGCCACGCCGTTCACGCGCTCGATATATTGTCGGATGTCGTTTTCAAAATAGGTCAGGTATGTGGTGATATCCTGATCGTTTCCCGGCAGCGTCTCCAGAATCAGCCAGATGACTGGAGACGTGGACGCGCCGGTGGCAGAAATGATGGGCCTGTCCACATCATCAGGATATTCAGGTACTTCGTCGAGCTTGTTGGAAACACGCAACAAGGCATTGTCGATCTCGGTACCGATCTCAAACTTCAGGGTCAGCTCCGAACGGGCGTTGTAGTTGGCGCTCTCCATCTGGGTCAGGCCGGGGATGCCCTTGAGCACCTTTTCCTGTTCCTCGACAACATCGCGCTCCATTTCGTAGGGCGTCGCGCCAGACCATGTTGTGGTGACGCTGATGACAGGCTCCGTCACGTTCGGCGAGAGCTGATACGGCAGGCTGAACAGGGCAACCAGGCCGAACATGGCGACCAGGATGACACCCACGAGCACGGCCACGGGTTTTCGTATGGCGGTTCCTATAATATCCATAAAAAACCTCTATTTCTTCTGAACCGGCTGTGCGGCCACAGGTTGATCGGGACGCAACCGCTCGTTCCCCTTGACCACGACGTCCATGCCTTCCTTGAGGACCTTGGACTTTACCCCGGCCTCCATGCCACGATACCCGACGACATAGACGGGCATGGGAGCGGCCTTGCCGTCGATCACGGCCCAGACAACCATCTGTCCGCGTGAGGAAATAATGGCATCACGAGGGACGATCAGCGTCGTGCCTCCCAACCCCTTGGGCAAAACAACGCGGGCTTCCATACCCTCAGCCAGTGAGCCATCGTTCTTCACACGAATCTTGACCGGGAACGTGCGGGTGGCCACATCGCCCTTGGGAATGGCCGCAAAGACCGTACCGGGGATTTCCTTGTCCGCAACCTTGATAGCGACCTTCAAACCGGGCTTGACCACGCCAAAAGCTTCGCGCGGGGCGTTGACCACCACATCGAACTCATCGTCACGGGCCACAACAGCCACGACTGTCCCGGTGGAGACCCACTCACCACGAAAGGCCTTACGCTCGAGCACCACACCGTCAAAGGGAGCACGGATGGTTTTCTTGGACCGCTCAACCTGCAACCGATTGAGAATGGCCTTGGCCGCAATGGTCCGCTTCTCGGCGGACAGGGCAGCCAGGCGCTTGGAATCGTACTCGCCCTCGGCCACGGTGCGGCTCTTGTACAAGGTCGTCGTCCGCTGGTTCTCTCTCTTGGCCAGTTCGTAATCGGCCTGCGCCTGATCCATCAACGCCTTGGCATTGGCAATGGACTGATTCAACAGGTCGAAGGAAAGCTGTACCAGCGGCTGCCCGCTTTTGACGCGCTGACCATCCTGCACGTTCAGGGTCACGAGCTTGCCTTCCACCTCTGCGGCGACATTGGATATCTCAGTAAAATACACCGTGCCGATAAACTCTGTCTGGGGAGCCATATCTCCGCTGGTGACCTTGTCCACCACCACAGGAGATGGCGGACGTTCACCGCCTTTCTGGGCCAGGGCCGGAGTTGCAATCACTGCAAGCAACGCTAAAACACAATAAAAAATGCGAAAACGTATCATAATAAACCCACTGTTTCCTTACAGCTTTTCCACACTTCAGACGAACATGAAAAGCCATGATCATGCAGGCTGTCCCTTGGACAGTCCCACAAAAAGACATCATCCCCTGTAGAGGTGTTACTTACAGACATCCAACTGACAGCCATGCCGATCGCTATCGGCCCGCCCCTTCCCCTCGACAGGCTTCATCCAGGGTCGGCTCCAGAATCTGCCACAGAACACGCTTGCATATTGCCAACTCTTCAGGATCAATTCCCCGAACCAGATTCGAATAATTTTCAAGAATGGTATCAACGGCTGGCTCCACCAGTTCGCGCCCTGCATCAGTGATAAAAATATGTTTGACCCGACGGTCTTCCTTACTTGCCTCGCGCCGGACCAGCCCCCGTTTTTCAAGGGCGACAACCAATCGGCTGACCCCGGTCTTCTCCTGAGACAGGACATTGCACAACCGCCCCTGGCTCAAACCGTCTACCTGGGCCAAGGGGATAAGAACACGGCACTGCTCTACGGTAATGTCCATGCCTTCGTCGATAAACCTGGTGGTCAGTTCATTAATAAAGAGCCTGGAAACTTTCCATGACAGAAAGCCCAGAGCCTCACGCGGATTCAGTTTGTCTACGGACATTCGAAAGTTGTATCTGCAACAAAGTTTTCGGTCAACCCATTTTTCGCCCTGACGGGTTGCATTAATAGGAGGATGGTTATACTGTTCCCGCCATGGAAAGATTCACCGCCGACCTCCACATCCATTCCCGTTTCTCCCGTGCGACGAGTAAGAAACTGACCATCCGGAACCTCGCAGCCTGGGGCCGACTCAAGGGACTCACGGTTTTGGGAACAGGAGACTTCACCCACCCTGAGTGGTTGGCGGAAATAGAAGAACAACTGCAGGATAACGGCAAAGGGTTGTTCACCCTGAAAAACCCCGGCGGCCTGGAAAACGAGATTCCCTCCTTTGACGGAACAATCCCCGGCCGCGTTCGTTTCATGCTCCAAACGGAGATCAGCTCCATTTATAAAAGAGGCGGCAAAGTGCGCAAGGTGCACAACCTTGTCTACATGCCGAATCTCGACGCGGTAAAACGATTCAACGAAAAGCTCGGCCAGGTGGGCAACCTCGCTTCGGATGGCCGCCCCATTCTGGGGCTCGACTCCCGAGACCTCATGGACATGGTGCTTGAATGCCACCCGCAGGCGTTCCTGGTCCCGGCCCATATCTGGACCCCCTGGTTCTCTCTGTTCGGCTCCAAATCCGGCTTTGATTCCATCCGAGAATGTTATGGCGACTATTCTGATGAGATCTTTGCCATGGAAACCGGCCTTTCCTCCGACCCGGAAATGAACTGGACCTGGAGCGAGTTGGACCGCATCAAGCTTATCTCAAACTCCGACGCCCACTCCGGGGAAAAACTGGGGCGCGAAGCCAATCTCTTCAGAGGCGAAATTTCATACGAAGGCATTTACCGGGCTTTGCGCAGCGAAGGGCTGGGCCACAAATTTCTCGGCACGGTGGAATTCTTCCCGGAGGAAGGCAAGTATCACCTTGACGGCCACCGCAAATGCGGCGTTGTACTGGACCCACACGAGACCATTGCCCGCGACGGCATCTGTCCGGTCTGCGGCAAGCCCGTAACCGTGGGCGTCTATAACCGGGTGCTTGAACTGGCCGACCGGCAGGAACCTGTCAAACCAGCCGGTGCCGCCAATTTCGTTTCCATGATTCCGCTCAAGGAGATCCTGTCCGAAGTGGTGGGAGTAGGACCGAACTCCAAGAAAGTAAACACGCTCTACATGAAACTCATCAAGGAATTCGGCAACGAAATGGATATCCTCCAGCGCGTCCCGCCCGAAGACCTGAACAAATACTCCTGTTATCTTGGCGAGGGACTGTCCCGCATGCGCGAAGGACAGGTCATTCGAAAATCCGGCTTTGACGGTGAATTCGGCGTCATCTCGGTTTTTTCGGAAAAAGAACGATCCCAGATCAAGAACGGAGGCACATTGGTGGCCATAGAACGCCCGGAGGCTCGACGGGATATCGGTGAAACAGCCTTGTCCTGCCCAACTTTTTCCAAACCCAAGACTGATGTACACCCCATCACTTACAATGCCGCCCAACGATCGGCCATTGACGCCGGCCCCGGCCCGGTTCTGGTTCTTGCAGGTCCCGGTACAGGTAAAACACAGACGCTCATGGGCCGCATAGATCGGCTCATCGACGAAAGCGTTCCCCCAAAGCGCATCCTGGCCCTGACCTTCACCCGCCGGGCTGCTCAGGAACTGCGTGAACGCATCCGTCAACTGCGCGGAGAAGACGCGGACACGCCGCAGGCCGGGACACTCCACTCCCTCTGCTTCGACTACTGGAAGCATGTCTACTCCGACACGCCGATCGTCCTGCCCGAAGCCGCTGCAAAAAAACTTTTCGCCGAGGTAAATCCCGAATTCGCGGGCAAGAACCTCGATCATTACTGGAACAAATACATCTTGGCACGCGAACAGCTTTCCGGGTTGCCCGACGATCTGGCCGAAGCACACATCAACTACGGCAACCAGAAAAACCACTGGGATCTGGTCGACTACACCGACCTGCTCGAATTCATGCTGGAGCAGTCCGATGCTCCCACGTTCCGCCTGCCCTACACCGATGTACTCGTGGATGAAGTGCAGGACCTCACTCCCCTGCAACTTGCTGCCATCAAAGGCATTGCCAAGAAAGACGGGACGGGCCTGTTCTGCATCGGCGACCCCAAACAGTCCATCTACGGATTCCGGGGTGCGGTTTCGGATGTGGAGAGCCGGCTCAAGGAACTGTGGAGCGACATGCAGCCCATCACCCTGACCGAGAACTACCGGTCCGGGCAGACGATTCTTGACTGTTCAGGCGCATTGTTCCCTGACGCTGACAAGCTCAACGCCAACCTCGACATCAAGGCCACGGTTCACCTCTTTGAGGGGCCGGACGGATTGCGCGAAGCGACCTGGATCAGCGACAAGATCAAAGGCCTCATCGGCGCCACCAGTCACTCCATCTCCGATCAGGAAGGCGGCGGCGAATTGGCACCCGGCGACATCGCCGTGCTGGTCCGTTTCAAGGCGCTCATCCCGGTCATCGAGAAAGCGCTCAAACGCGCTGGCATTCCGGTATCCACCCCTGAACTGGAAGGATTCTGGCAGGAACCCCGCGTGGCGAGCATTCTGAAAGCAGCGGAACAGTTCCTTGGAATGACCCTGGCCGATTCCGAAGACGTGATAAAACTGCCGGACCATATCCTGGCCAAAGGGCCTGTGGGATTGGCCGCCTACCTGAGCGAAACCCCGCCGTTCGATCAATTTTTCTGGGACAGTCGCCAGTTTAAGGAACTGAAAAAGGAATTTGACAACCGCGGCGGCTGGCAAGGACTGGTCAACTGGGTCTCCCTGCAATCGGAACTGGAACTGGTCCGCAAGTCCGTGGAAAAAGTCCAGATCATGACGCTGCATGCAGCCAAGGGCCTGGAGTACGATGCCGTATTCATGCCGGCCTGTGAAGAAGGTATTCTGCCGTTCGCGGGCATGGACCTGCTCACGGCCAAGGTCACGCTGACTCCGGGCCGGGGCCAACGGTTCGCAGAGGAACGCCGACTCATGTATGTCGGCATGACCCGCGCCAAACGGAATCTCTACATCAGCCGCGCGGATTCCCGACAACTCTATGGCAAGACCCTGAACCTGCCCCCGTCCAGATATTTACGGGAGCTGCCCAAATCCCTGCTGACCAAATCCACCCTGGCTGCCAAAAAAGTGACCAAGGAAAAACAGCTCGGTTTTTTTGATTAGGACAGCCGAGCCGTGCCACTCCGGCAATCCGGAGGGGGAGCGTATCGGCAGAGTCCTCTGCCAGTCATGTTTTTGGGAAAAGAAAGCAAGGTGGGCTACAGGATAAACCGATAGATTCCACGTTCGTACATCCGACAAACGTGACGCGCCGCCACCAGATTCACCCCAAACTGACGCAAACGACAGAACACATGAAGCGGATTCAATATATGCTGACACTGTTCTCGAAATGTCCTCATGGCTCTGTCCTTATCTATAGGGTTCATTCCTGACAATATTTTTGCAATAGCCATGCCCGGTAGCAATATGCCAACAATGCCTGACATTTCCAAATCCTCGCCTGATCGCAACAGGGAAAATTCTGCGCAGACTGTCCCCGTTTCCGTCGCTGATGTGCAAAAACGGATGGGCCTGGACTTTCCGTTCACCCTTGCCGCGCCATCCTTTGTGCTTCCAGCCGGTGTAGCGGAGAACAGCCTCTTTCTGGCGCAATATTTCCCGGAAATCGCGCTGCTTTTTTTCGAAGCAGACGCCTGTCTTGCGTATACCGAAGACGACCTGCCCCCTCATCTGTCCGAACTGGACTGCTCGTGGCACGTCCATATGCCGCTGGATTTTGACTGGTCACTGGGGCTGGATGTCATCTGGCGCAAGATTGAGGGGCTTATCGACAAGGCCGCCTTCCTTTCACCCAGAGCCTATGTGCTGCACCCGCCCACTGCACCGGACATGCTCCTGCCACTGGCAGCCAGATTGCGCGACAAGGGTGTGGCTCCGGCCAGCTTTCTGATCGAAAATATCCGAGGCCACAGCTTGACGCCCATTTGGGAGGAAATCCTGGCTGGTGGCTTCTCCACCTGCCTGGATATCGGCCATATTCTCGCGTATAGCCAACAGGACGTGCTGAATTTACCCCATTTATGGGAAACCGTGCGTATGTTGCATGTCTATGGCGAGGAAAAAAAAATGAAGCACTGGCCGCTGTCCCACCTCTCCGAGGAGGGCAAATCAACGTTGCGAACCCTGCTTGAGAATGCGCCTTCAGCCACGGTGACCCTTGAAGTCTTTAACCAAAATGGGCTTTTCGCATCCCTGAATCAACTCGGACAATGGATGTCCGAATGGAGCCATAAAAAATGATCATCCTGGTACTCGGAGGGAACAAGTCAGGCAAATCCGACTTCGCCCTTGATTTATTGGCTGACGCACCCGATCCGGGGGTGTTTATTGCTACAGGAAAGGCAAAAGATCTCGAATTCAGAGAGCAAATACGTCAACACCGCACAAATAGGGCCTCTGAAATTGAGGTAATCGAAGTTTCCGAAGACTTGCCACAGACGCTGAGACAGGATAAATTGCCGTTTCCATCCGTGCTTGTTGATAGCTTGGACTACTGGCTTTTCGCCTGTCGAGAAGCGGGCCAGGAGGCGGAAAAGTTACAAGAATTCATGGAAGTTCTTGAGAATTGGGGTGATGGCACCCTGATACTGGTCTCGTGTGAGACAGGACTTGGACCGCTGCCAGCCGGCAGTGCGGTTCGAGCTTTTGTGCGGAGCCTCGGCGCGCTCAATCAGCGCATCGCAGTTGTCGCTGACCAGGTCTTTCTGGTTGCGGCAGGGCTACCGTTAACCCTGAAACAGGGATAGTTTGTGGCACTTTTTCGACAGTTGGATGAACAGGTCGAGCAACTCCTCGAGCTCTTCAACAAAGACGACAACTGGCTTATAGCAATAAACGCGGACCCGGATGCCCTGGGTTCTGCACTCGCCCTAAGGCGAATGATGGCACGCAAGGTCAACGCCGTAGCAATTGCTCAGATCAATGAAATCAAACGACCGGACAACCTGTCCATGATCCGCTACTGCCGCATACCCACGCAGAAACTCATTCCCAATCTCGCGGCCCAGTACAACAAATTCGCTCTCATCGACTCTCAGCCCCATCACAATCCCGAGTTCAAGCCATTCGATTTTTCCGTAGTCATCGACCATCATCCCATTGCCCCGGACAATCCGGTGGAAGCGGATTTTGTGGACATTCGGCCCAAATACGGCTCTGTCTGCACCATGATGACCGAGTATCTCTACAACATGAAGATTCGCCCGGCAAAACTGCTGGCCACGGCGCTCATGTACGGTATCCGCTGCGACACCCGCACCTTTGAGCGCAAGTTCATTGATGCGGACATGGCCGCCTTCAAATACCTGAGCAAATATTCCGATTCAAAACTCATGAATCGCATCAGTCGCAGCGAGTTCCATCTCGACTGGATGCGCTATTTCTCCCGCGCTTTCTATAATCTGCGCCGCATCGGTCACGGCCTGTTCGCACATTGCGGCAACGTTGAAAACCCGGATATTCTGGTTATTGTCGCTGATTTCTTCACCCGTGTTCACAATGTCCCCTGGGTCGTTGTTTCCGGCACGTCGGACGAGAAGCTCGTCTGCATCCTGCGTGGAGACGGTCTCCGACGCGACATGGGTACCATGGCGCAAAAACTCATGGCCGGACTCGGCTCTGCCGGTGGCCACAAGCAGGCTGCCCGCGCCGAAGTGGAAATCGAAGAGCTCAATGGAGAAGACCCGGAAATCTTCATGCTCAAGCGCCTCGGGCGCATTTCCAAGCGCACCATACGCCGTATCTGACTCCGACAAAGCCAGCCATACAGACTGCTGCATGCTGTGATGAAACCGGCCCATGTGTACGCCAACTACTCTTTGGGCCAGTATTTTTTTGCGATCTGCATGCGCACGAAACAAAACACGTTAACCCATACAGTGAATATGAGTGGACCATGTCATTAAAAGAACGCCTCAATTTCGATACGGAACCTGTCTACCTCATTGACGGTACTGCCCTGCTCTACAGAGCATTCTACGCCCGCGCCGACTTGTCCCGTTCGGACGGTTTTCCGACCAATGCGATCAATACGGTCCTGCGCGTCCTCATGAACCTGCTCAAGGATGAAAACCCCACCC containing:
- the cbiR gene encoding cobamide remodeling phosphodiesterase CbiR gives rise to the protein MPDISKSSPDRNRENSAQTVPVSVADVQKRMGLDFPFTLAAPSFVLPAGVAENSLFLAQYFPEIALLFFEADACLAYTEDDLPPHLSELDCSWHVHMPLDFDWSLGLDVIWRKIEGLIDKAAFLSPRAYVLHPPTAPDMLLPLAARLRDKGVAPASFLIENIRGHSLTPIWEEILAGGFSTCLDIGHILAYSQQDVLNLPHLWETVRMLHVYGEEKKMKHWPLSHLSEEGKSTLRTLLENAPSATVTLEVFNQNGLFASLNQLGQWMSEWSHKK
- a CDS encoding MarR family winged helix-turn-helix transcriptional regulator, coding for MSVDKLNPREALGFLSWKVSRLFINELTTRFIDEGMDITVEQCRVLIPLAQVDGLSQGRLCNVLSQEKTGVSRLVVALEKRGLVRREASKEDRRVKHIFITDAGRELVEPAVDTILENYSNLVRGIDPEELAICKRVLWQILEPTLDEACRGEGAGR
- a CDS encoding UvrD-helicase domain-containing protein, with the protein product MERFTADLHIHSRFSRATSKKLTIRNLAAWGRLKGLTVLGTGDFTHPEWLAEIEEQLQDNGKGLFTLKNPGGLENEIPSFDGTIPGRVRFMLQTEISSIYKRGGKVRKVHNLVYMPNLDAVKRFNEKLGQVGNLASDGRPILGLDSRDLMDMVLECHPQAFLVPAHIWTPWFSLFGSKSGFDSIRECYGDYSDEIFAMETGLSSDPEMNWTWSELDRIKLISNSDAHSGEKLGREANLFRGEISYEGIYRALRSEGLGHKFLGTVEFFPEEGKYHLDGHRKCGVVLDPHETIARDGICPVCGKPVTVGVYNRVLELADRQEPVKPAGAANFVSMIPLKEILSEVVGVGPNSKKVNTLYMKLIKEFGNEMDILQRVPPEDLNKYSCYLGEGLSRMREGQVIRKSGFDGEFGVISVFSEKERSQIKNGGTLVAIERPEARRDIGETALSCPTFSKPKTDVHPITYNAAQRSAIDAGPGPVLVLAGPGTGKTQTLMGRIDRLIDESVPPKRILALTFTRRAAQELRERIRQLRGEDADTPQAGTLHSLCFDYWKHVYSDTPIVLPEAAAKKLFAEVNPEFAGKNLDHYWNKYILAREQLSGLPDDLAEAHINYGNQKNHWDLVDYTDLLEFMLEQSDAPTFRLPYTDVLVDEVQDLTPLQLAAIKGIAKKDGTGLFCIGDPKQSIYGFRGAVSDVESRLKELWSDMQPITLTENYRSGQTILDCSGALFPDADKLNANLDIKATVHLFEGPDGLREATWISDKIKGLIGATSHSISDQEGGGELAPGDIAVLVRFKALIPVIEKALKRAGIPVSTPELEGFWQEPRVASILKAAEQFLGMTLADSEDVIKLPDHILAKGPVGLAAYLSETPPFDQFFWDSRQFKELKKEFDNRGGWQGLVNWVSLQSELELVRKSVEKVQIMTLHAAKGLEYDAVFMPACEEGILPFAGMDLLTAKVTLTPGRGQRFAEERRLMYVGMTRAKRNLYISRADSRQLYGKTLNLPPSRYLRELPKSLLTKSTLAAKKVTKEKQLGFFD
- a CDS encoding bifunctional adenosylcobinamide kinase/adenosylcobinamide-phosphate guanylyltransferase, coding for MIILVLGGNKSGKSDFALDLLADAPDPGVFIATGKAKDLEFREQIRQHRTNRASEIEVIEVSEDLPQTLRQDKLPFPSVLVDSLDYWLFACREAGQEAEKLQEFMEVLENWGDGTLILVSCETGLGPLPAGSAVRAFVRSLGALNQRIAVVADQVFLVAAGLPLTLKQG
- a CDS encoding DHH family phosphoesterase; the protein is MALFRQLDEQVEQLLELFNKDDNWLIAINADPDALGSALALRRMMARKVNAVAIAQINEIKRPDNLSMIRYCRIPTQKLIPNLAAQYNKFALIDSQPHHNPEFKPFDFSVVIDHHPIAPDNPVEADFVDIRPKYGSVCTMMTEYLYNMKIRPAKLLATALMYGIRCDTRTFERKFIDADMAAFKYLSKYSDSKLMNRISRSEFHLDWMRYFSRAFYNLRRIGHGLFAHCGNVENPDILVIVADFFTRVHNVPWVVVSGTSDEKLVCILRGDGLRRDMGTMAQKLMAGLGSAGGHKQAARAEVEIEELNGEDPEIFMLKRLGRISKRTIRRI
- a CDS encoding efflux RND transporter permease subunit translates to MDIIGTAIRKPVAVLVGVILVAMFGLVALFSLPYQLSPNVTEPVISVTTTWSGATPYEMERDVVEEQEKVLKGIPGLTQMESANYNARSELTLKFEIGTEIDNALLRVSNKLDEVPEYPDDVDRPIISATGASTSPVIWLILETLPGNDQDITTYLTYFENDIRQYIERVNGVADLFVGGGREDEMHIIVDPVKLASYNLTVTELIDVLKSENVSLSAGTLGVGRRDYRIRTPAEFKTPEDIQSVVISSSGQFRVTLGDVATVARGNEKATVAMLYNGKTGMVVGIKPEPGTNVLAMTDEVHKVIEDLNAGPLAEKGVHFNWVYDQRPYINGAIDLVQNNIIIGSILAIVVLFVFLQSFSSTIIVAVSIPVSIIGAFIMFAAAGRSLNIVSMAGISFAVGMLVDNAIVVLENVDRHRHMGKSAFRAAYDGTNEVWGAVLASTLTTVAVFLPVVFMEQEAGQLFKDIAIAVTCAIALSLFVSVLVIPMLANQFYGIAERKQGKRKAADGPRKPAGLSIAKAALKPLTAIGGKMADGITALLRLSLANWVNRLVTIVCLTAMSVLMVVTMFPKMEYLPQGNRNLVLNILIPPPGLSYQERFDIGKHVFNEVEPYMGKRVGDIPGIESMFFVSAPTINLFGAISTEEQNASGLIPLFMRVLNSIPGMFGVSLQASIFEQGLGEGRVINVDFSGENLDQLVAAAGTMFGMTSQAIQGAQIRPIPSLELLYPEVRFHPYRDRVKAVGLTSSDLGTALDVILDGRTIGDFKEEGKKKIDLVLKGSTRDVATPEELYSQLVATPKGWAVPLSSLADMENTYGVTQIRHLERKRTITLQVTPPTDMPLQSAMEVIEQQLIPGVQKTGLMEGVSVRLSGAADKLTVTRDALKWNFILALIITYLLMSALFENFIYPLIILFTVPLAGAGGFLGLWLENIFIAQQPLDILTMLGFVILIGVVVNNAILIVHQSLGNIREHGMEHREAVIEATRTRLRPIYMSATTSVFGMLPLAVAPGPGSELYRGLGAVVLGGLALSTVFTVFVIPALLMFVIGMEKPRKQGDTSL
- a CDS encoding efflux RND transporter periplasmic adaptor subunit; this translates as MIRFRIFYCVLALLAVIATPALAQKGGERPPSPVVVDKVTSGDMAPQTEFIGTVYFTEISNVAAEVEGKLVTLNVQDGQRVKSGQPLVQLSFDLLNQSIANAKALMDQAQADYELAKRENQRTTTLYKSRTVAEGEYDSKRLAALSAEKRTIAAKAILNRLQVERSKKTIRAPFDGVVLERKAFRGEWVSTGTVVAVVARDDEFDVVVNAPREAFGVVKPGLKVAIKVADKEIPGTVFAAIPKGDVATRTFPVKIRVKNDGSLAEGMEARVVLPKGLGGTTLIVPRDAIISSRGQMVVWAVIDGKAAPMPVYVVGYRGMEAGVKSKVLKEGMDVVVKGNERLRPDQPVAAQPVQKK